The sequence ACTTTGATATATAATCATATCATATGAAAAAAACTTTGATTGTCGTCAATTGGAAATCTAATAAAATTGTTAGTGAAGCGACCCAATGGTTAAACGAAGTAGAAAGTAGTAAGTATCAAATAGTGGGGCATTTGGAAGTTGTTCTTTGCCCTCCGTTTACCCTCCTTGCTGGCCTAAAATTGAAAATTGAAAATTTAAAATTGAAAATTGTTTTAGGGGCTCAAGACGTTTCGCCTTTCCCTGACGGAGCCTACACCGGAGAAATCTCCGCCAGGATGCTTAAAGACTTGGGTTTAGAATACGTGATAATCGGCCATTCGGAAAGAAGAAAATATTTTCAGGAAGACGACCAGCTTTTAGCCAATAAAGTCAAGGAAGCATTGGATGTTGGTTTAACGCCCATTTTTTGCGTTCAAGAGAAAATGACACCCGTTCCCGAAGGCGTCAAAATTATTCTTTATGAGCCCGTCGGCGCGATTGAGACCGGTCAGGCGGATAACCCCGAAAGTGCAGATTTGGTAGGAAAGTTTATCAAGCAAAGATTAGATGGGGAAGTCGTGGTTCTTTACGGTGGCAGTGTGACTTCGGAAAACGTCGCTTCTTTTTGCCGTTTAGAAAATCTTGACGGGGTGGCTATCGGCGGAGCGTCTTTAGACGCAAATAAATTTATAGAGATTCTTAAAAATGTGGCCCAAATTTAAAAGAAAAATCAGTCAATTCTTAAGTTGGGCGAAACTTCCCTTCCTTTTTTTACTGATTTTTTTGGGCTTTCTTTTCTTGACTTATCTTAAACCCAACTTAAAACCTTCATTTTGGTGGTCGGTTGTTTTCCAAAATCCCGTAAAACAAACAGGGGGAACAACAAATCTTCTGATTCTTGGCGTTTCCGGAGGGAGTCATGCCGGTTCGGATTTAACCGACACGATGATTCTTACGAGCTTCAATTCCCCAAAAGAAAAAACGATTTTGGTTTCCTTACCCCGGGATATTTGGTCACCGACACTGGCAGCCAAAATTAATTCGGCCTATCATTATGGGCAGGAAAAAGGTCCGGGAGAAGGTCTTAATTTGGCTAAGACGACAACAGAGGAAATTACCGGCTTACCCGTTCATTACGTTGCCAAAATTGATTTGGCCGGCGTTAAGGAAATCGTGGATTTACTGGGAGGAGTGGAGGTTAATATTGACAGAAGTTTTGATGATTATAAGTTTCCGATTGAGGGCAAAGAAAACGATCTCTGTAATGGTGACAAGGAATATAAATGCCGCTACCAAAAGGTTCATTTTGATGCGGGCCGGCAGATTTTAACCGGTGAGCAAGCCCTAAAATATCTTCGTTCGCGCCACGCCGAAGGCGATGAAGGTACGGATTTTGCCAGATCCCAAAGACAACAAAAGATTCTTTTGGCCCTAAAAGATAAAATTTTTTCCTTGACGTTTTTACCAAAAAGCCGGGAATTTTTAAAAGTCTTGGGAAAAATTATCGAGACAGATATTCCCCAAGAAGATTTGCCCTATTTAGGCAAACTCATTTTAAAAACAAATTTCCACACGGCGAAGTCATTAAACCTTGAAGATTTTTTAATAAACCCGCCGCTTTGGCAGTACGGGCAATGGGTTTTAACTCCCAAAACAGAAGACTTTAGGGATATTCATCAATACCTCAGAGAACAAATCCTAAACTAAGTAAAAGTAGTCCTCCCAAAATCACCATAATCGTTGGCCAGATATTGGCCGCGACTGGAGTTGCCGTAGCTGGTTGTGAAGTCGTGGCCGTCGGTGGTATTGTCGGTGTGGCGGTTGGACGAGCACTTCCGGTCGGTGTTGGCGTGGGAGTAGCCGTGGCGCCCGGAGTCGGCGAAGGTGAAGGCGAGGCGGTTGGGGTGGGTGTTGCCGAACCGCTGGGTGTCGGCGTTGGACTCGATGTTGCCCCGACGGTAAAATTTAAGGTGCAGTTAGGATTAACCGTTTCTCCCGCGGCCTCCGGTTCAATCTGGGGAACCGTTGGCGCGACCGGCTTGGTTTGGCGGATTCTCATGGTCGTTAAAATCGCCAAAATCGCCAAAAAGGCAGTGACGGAAACGATCGTAAAAACCGCTAAATTTTTCTTTAAAAATTGCATATTTTAATACCAACCCAAAGTCGGATTATAAACCATAGATTCGACCTGAAAAGTTCCGGCCGCCGGAATGGTGTATTGAATGTAAAATTCATTACCATGCTTCACCGTTGTTTCTTGCCACGTCCCACCATTAATTCTAAACCGGCTTTTGGTAAGACCAGCGGTATCGGTGGTCGTACCCGTGTTAGCCAAATAAATGGTTCGACCGCTGGTAAGAGTAGTCAAATTAGTGATCTGATTCCAGGTTAAATCGTAAGCTTTAATGAGAGTGCAGCTCATGGCCGAAGTTGGTGTTGGGGTAGGCGAAGCCGAAGTACAGCTATCTTTCCAGGCAATAGCTCCATGGGTTTGACCGCCATAAGCTAGATCGACCTGGCATGAACCACAGGCAGGAGTTGTACAGGTTACAGTTGCCGTCGCGCAACTGCCACCCTGAATGGTTAGTTGATGAGAGGTCGTATTAACCGGACAGGGCCCACTACAGCTAGCTTTACTTGAACCAGGGCAAGTAGCACTTCCTCCACTATAACTAATATTTGTGCTTGGACAACCAGCAGGTAAACAAGCGTTAATGGTGACCGAAAGACTATCGGCGCCAGAAACACAGGCGGCGTCGCCAGTGAAGTTTACCGTAGGAGTACAGGCTGATGGAGTAGGCGTTGGTGTTGGAACAGGGGTAGGTGTAGATATGGGGAGGGAAGTGGGACATCCTCCGCCTTCTTTTGTGCCTGTGCAGGTTCCGCCACAACCATCAGGATAAGTGACACCGGCACAAATATTTCCCACACCACTACAATCTGGCACACATGGTGCCGGAGGACATCCATCCCCATATTTTGTGCCTGTGCAGGTTCCGCCACAACCATCAGGATAAGTGACACCGGCACAAATATTTCCCACACCACTACAATCTGGCACACATGGTGCCGGAGGACATCCATCCCCATATTTTGTGCCTGTGCAGGTTCCGCCACAACCATCAGGATAAGTGACACCGGCACAAATATTGGCTACTCCGCTACAGTCGGGGGCACATTGTGCCCCTTTTCTTATTTCCTGTCTTTGTTTAACCAAAAGAACAGTGGCGGGGATGCTCACGGCCAGAGTTAAAAAAATTAAGGCCGTGGTGACGATTTTTTTGTTAAGCCGCGGCTTTTTGGAGGGAAGAACTTCTTCGGTTGTTAATTTTGGCACGGGTGGCATAGTCACGGATGTTTCCGGCACTTTTTGCGTTACCGGTTCTTGAGAAAGAAGATCAGGACCATTTCCCGGCCACTTTTTTTTCGTGAAATAGACAATTTCCGCCACAATCGCACCACCGACGATTAAAAGGAAAAAAAGCGCGATTTTCGGAACCGCTCCCAAAAAAGCAAGAGTATCCATCTTTATTCCATGTTAAAAGACTTAATGTTTTCTGTCAAGCCAAAGGATTTGGCTACCGCCCAAAAGGATCATCCCTACTCCCAACAGGGAAATTAAAATTGTCGGGAGAGAATTACCGCTTTTCGGGGTGGCGGTGGGACTGGGACTGGCGGTTTTCTTAGGGGTGGCTGTCGGTGTTGGCTTGGGCGTTGGGGTGGGACTAGTTTTCGGTGTGGCCGAGGGGGTGGCTGCCTCAACAACTTGAGTTCCCGAGGCTAAGACCGTGAACTTACGGACGAAAGTTAAAAGTTTGCCCGTTTTATCGGCGGTTGTGATCGTTACCGTATGTTCTCCCGGGGTCAAGCCCGTCGGTGGAGTCCAAGTCCAGGAACCGTTTTCGCTAATTTTAGTGGTTCCAGTAATAGGAGCCTCTGATTCAATTTTTATGGTTACGGTTTTACCGGGAATACCCGTCCCGCTGATAAGCGGTTTATCAGAAGGAATCGCGCTTTCC comes from Patescibacteria group bacterium and encodes:
- a CDS encoding triose-phosphate isomerase, whose translation is MKKTLIVVNWKSNKIVSEATQWLNEVESSKYQIVGHLEVVLCPPFTLLAGLKLKIENLKLKIVLGAQDVSPFPDGAYTGEISARMLKDLGLEYVIIGHSERRKYFQEDDQLLANKVKEALDVGLTPIFCVQEKMTPVPEGVKIILYEPVGAIETGQADNPESADLVGKFIKQRLDGEVVVLYGGSVTSENVASFCRLENLDGVAIGGASLDANKFIEILKNVAQI
- a CDS encoding LCP family protein; protein product: MWPKFKRKISQFLSWAKLPFLFLLIFLGFLFLTYLKPNLKPSFWWSVVFQNPVKQTGGTTNLLILGVSGGSHAGSDLTDTMILTSFNSPKEKTILVSLPRDIWSPTLAAKINSAYHYGQEKGPGEGLNLAKTTTEEITGLPVHYVAKIDLAGVKEIVDLLGGVEVNIDRSFDDYKFPIEGKENDLCNGDKEYKCRYQKVHFDAGRQILTGEQALKYLRSRHAEGDEGTDFARSQRQQKILLALKDKIFSLTFLPKSREFLKVLGKIIETDIPQEDLPYLGKLILKTNFHTAKSLNLEDFLINPPLWQYGQWVLTPKTEDFRDIHQYLREQILN